The proteins below come from a single Balaenoptera musculus isolate JJ_BM4_2016_0621 chromosome 1, mBalMus1.pri.v3, whole genome shotgun sequence genomic window:
- the CC2D1B gene encoding coiled-coil and C2 domain-containing protein 1B isoform X1: MPGPRPRKGPPASGQGVAAAKQLGLFMEFSPEDMLLGMEETEDDGDLEAELLALTGEAGTTGKKPAPKGQAPLPMAHIEKLAADCMRDVEEEEEEEGLEEDADLLTELQEVLGADEEAGPLDGDETASPGGSEEKEQENIEPPVQTALLTASVPAAQAAGPQGLQALLEDRIHNYQEAVASAKETGEAAKARRCERGLKTLESQLAAVRKGRKISEDEIPPPVALGKRPLAPQETTNRSPEAEPPAPPSVEPDNPSQPETSLLGSPSISGPPDSDPDPRALLLARQREYKVAALNAKRAGDLDRARELMRIGKRFGAVLEALEKGQPVDLSAMPPAPEDLKPRPQASKASTAPSDAHPAVERVQPVMAPDIPATPVAPTEPQTVLDALQQRLNKYREAGTQARGSGDERKARMHERIAKQYQDAIRAHRAGRKVDFAELPVPPGFPPIPGWEPTMGTEEDVVAATLAAAQKLASSEDAAPAEDDEDEDKDEPPAQAPVAKKPAQPLVPSSRPLPEPKASSSKESLSPAVREQVALLQARKLQYQRAALQAKRGQDLEQAKAHLRVAKSLEAQITQVRAGRPVDLSKVPSPLTDEEGDFILIHHEDLRLSQKAEEVYAQLQKMLLEQHEKCMLFSKQFMHQGNVAETTRFEKLAQDRKKQLEILQLAQAQGLDPPSHHFELKTFQTVRIFAELNSTEMHLIVVRGMNLPAPPGVTPDDLDAFVRFEFHYPNSDQAQKNKTAVVKNTNSPEFDQLFKLNINRNHRGFRRVIQSKGIKFEIFHKGSFFRSDKLVGTAHLKLERLENECEIREIVEVLDGRKPTGGKLEVKVRLREPLSGQDVQMVTENWLVLEPRGL, translated from the exons ATGCCAGGGCCAAGACCTCGGAAGGGCCCTCCGGCCAGTGGCCAGGGTGTGGCAGCTGCCAAGCAG CTTGGGCTGTTTATGGAGTTCAGCCCTGAGGACATGCTGCTGGGGATGGAGGAGACTGAAGATGATGGGGACCTGGAGGCTGAGCTGCTGGCCCTCACTGGAGAAGCAGGGACCACAGGCAAGAAGCCAGCACCCAAGGGGCAGG cccccctgCCTATGGCCCACATCGAGAAGTTGGCGGCGGACTGTATGCGggatgtggaggaggaggaggaggaggaagggctggaGGAGGATGCAGACTTGCTG ACTGAGCTGCAGGAGGTCCTGGGTGCAGATGAGGAGGCTGGGCCCTTGGATGGCGACGAGACAGCCAGCCCAGGTGGCTCTGAGGAGAAGGAACAGGAAAACATTGAACCTCCAGTGCAGACAGCTCTCCTAACAGCTTCAGTCCCAGCGGCTCAG GCTGCAGGGCCTCAGGGGCTGCAGGCTCTGCTGGAGGATCGGATCCACAACTACCAGGAGGCCGTGGCCAGTGCCAAGGAGACAGGTGAAGCAGCCAAAGCCAGGCGCTGTGAGCGCGGCCTGAAG ACTCTGGAGTCCCAGCTGGCTGCTGTGAGGAAAGGCAGGAAGATCAGTGAGGATGAGATCCCACCTCCGGTGGCCTTGGGCAAGAGGCCCCTGGCCCCTCAGGAAACAACCAACAGGAGCCCTGAAGCAGAACCCCCAGCTCCCCCCTCCGTGGAGCCAG ACAACCCCTCCCAGCCtgagacaagcctcttgggcagCCCTAGTATTTCTGGCCCCCCAGATTCAGACCCAGACCCACGGGCCTTGCTGTTGGCCCGACAGAGAGAGTACAAAGTGGCTGCCCTGAACGCCAAGCGGGCTGGAGACCTAGATCGTGCCCGAGAGCTCATGAGGATTGGGAAG AGATTTGGGGCCGTCCTGGAGGCCCTGGAGAAGGGGCAGCCTGTGGACCTGAGTGCCATGCCCCCAGCACCTGAGG ACCTGAAGCCCCGCCCACAGGCTTCCAAGGCCTCCACAGCACCCTCAGATGCACACCCAGCAGTGGAGCGAGTGCAGCCAGTGATGGCCCCTGACATCCCGGCCACCCCAG TGGCCCCTACTGAGCCACAGACAGTGCTAGACGCCCTGCAGCAGAGGCTGAACAAGTACCGTGAGGCAGGCACCCAGGCTCGGGGCAGTGGGGATGAGCGCAAGGCCCGGATGCACGAGCGTATTGCCAAG CAATATCAAGATGCCATTCGAGCCCACCGAGCAGGACGGAAAGTTGACTTTGCTGAGTTGCCTGTTCCTCCAG GATTCCCCCCTATACCTGGCTGGGAGCCCACTATGGGTACTGAAGAGGATGTGGTGGCAGCTACTTTAGCAGCTGCCCAGAAACTGGCCTCCTCAGAGGATGCAGCCCCCGCAGAGGACGATGAGGACGAGGACAAG GatgagcccccagcccaggccccagtgGCCAAGAAGCCAGCACAGCCTCTGGTCCCTTCATCCCGGCCCCTGCCTGAGCCCAAAGCCTCGAGTTCTAAGGAGTCACTGAGTCCAGCTG TGCGAGAGCAGGTGGCCCTGCTGCAGGCACGGAAACTGCAGTACCAGCGGGCAGCCCTGCAGGCCAAGCGTGGCCAGGACCTGGAGCAGGCCAAAGCCCATCTGCGGGTGGCCAAATCCCTTGAGGCTCAGATCACCCAGGTGCGAGCTGGCCGACCTGTGGACCTCTCCAAG GTGCCTTCACCCTTAACGGATGAGGAGGGTGACTTCATCCTGATCCACCATGAGGACCTGCGACTCTCTCAGAAGGCTGAGGAGGTGTACGCCCAGCTACAAAAAATGCTTCTGGAGCAACATGAG AAGTGTATGCTGTTCTCCAAGCAGTTTATGCACCAGGGCAATGTGGCCGAGACTACCCG GTTTGAGAAGCTTGCTCAAGACCGCAAGAAGCAGCTTGAGATCCTGCAGctggcccaggcccagggcctTGACCCTCCCAGCCACCACTTTGAGTTGAAGACATTCCAAACTGTGAG GATCTTCGCAGAACTCAACAGCACAGAAATGCATCTGATTGTTGTCCGGGGAATGaacctcccagcccctccag GGGTGACCCCTGATGACTTGGATGCTTTTGTGCGGTTTGAGTTCCACTATCCTAATTCG GACCaggctcaaaaaaacaaaacagctgtgGTGAAAAACACAAACTCTCCAG AATTTGATCAGCTCTTCAAACTAAACATCAACCGAAACCACCGGGGCTTCAGGAGGGTGATTCAAAGCAAAGGAATCAAGTTTGAAATCTTCCACAAAGG ATCGTTCTTCAGAAGTGACAAGCTGGTTGGCACAGCCCACCTGAAACTGGAGCGTCTGGAGAATGAGTGTGAGATCAGAGAGATTGTGGAG GTCCTGGACGGAAGGAAGCCCACTGGGGGCAAGCTGGAGGTGAAGGTGAGGCTGCGGGAGCCTCTGAGTGGCCAGGACGTGCAGATGGTCACCGAGAACTGGCTGGTCCTGGAGCCCAGGGGCCTGTGA
- the CC2D1B gene encoding coiled-coil and C2 domain-containing protein 1B isoform X2, translating to MPGPRPRKGPPASGQGVAAAKQLGLFMEFSPEDMLLGMEETEDDGDLEAELLALTGEAGTTGKKPAPKGQAPLPMAHIEKLAADCMRDVEEEEEEEGLEEDADLLTELQEVLGADEEAGPLDGDETASPGGSEEKEQENIEPPVQTALLTASVPAAQAAGPQGLQALLEDRIHNYQEAVASAKETGEAAKARRCERGLKTLESQLAAVRKGRKISEDEIPPPVALGKRPLAPQETTNRSPEAEPPAPPSVEPDSDPDPRALLLARQREYKVAALNAKRAGDLDRARELMRIGKRFGAVLEALEKGQPVDLSAMPPAPEDLKPRPQASKASTAPSDAHPAVERVQPVMAPDIPATPVAPTEPQTVLDALQQRLNKYREAGTQARGSGDERKARMHERIAKQYQDAIRAHRAGRKVDFAELPVPPGFPPIPGWEPTMGTEEDVVAATLAAAQKLASSEDAAPAEDDEDEDKDEPPAQAPVAKKPAQPLVPSSRPLPEPKASSSKESLSPAVREQVALLQARKLQYQRAALQAKRGQDLEQAKAHLRVAKSLEAQITQVRAGRPVDLSKVPSPLTDEEGDFILIHHEDLRLSQKAEEVYAQLQKMLLEQHEKCMLFSKQFMHQGNVAETTRFEKLAQDRKKQLEILQLAQAQGLDPPSHHFELKTFQTVRIFAELNSTEMHLIVVRGMNLPAPPGVTPDDLDAFVRFEFHYPNSDQAQKNKTAVVKNTNSPEFDQLFKLNINRNHRGFRRVIQSKGIKFEIFHKGSFFRSDKLVGTAHLKLERLENECEIREIVEVLDGRKPTGGKLEVKVRLREPLSGQDVQMVTENWLVLEPRGL from the exons ATGCCAGGGCCAAGACCTCGGAAGGGCCCTCCGGCCAGTGGCCAGGGTGTGGCAGCTGCCAAGCAG CTTGGGCTGTTTATGGAGTTCAGCCCTGAGGACATGCTGCTGGGGATGGAGGAGACTGAAGATGATGGGGACCTGGAGGCTGAGCTGCTGGCCCTCACTGGAGAAGCAGGGACCACAGGCAAGAAGCCAGCACCCAAGGGGCAGG cccccctgCCTATGGCCCACATCGAGAAGTTGGCGGCGGACTGTATGCGggatgtggaggaggaggaggaggaggaagggctggaGGAGGATGCAGACTTGCTG ACTGAGCTGCAGGAGGTCCTGGGTGCAGATGAGGAGGCTGGGCCCTTGGATGGCGACGAGACAGCCAGCCCAGGTGGCTCTGAGGAGAAGGAACAGGAAAACATTGAACCTCCAGTGCAGACAGCTCTCCTAACAGCTTCAGTCCCAGCGGCTCAG GCTGCAGGGCCTCAGGGGCTGCAGGCTCTGCTGGAGGATCGGATCCACAACTACCAGGAGGCCGTGGCCAGTGCCAAGGAGACAGGTGAAGCAGCCAAAGCCAGGCGCTGTGAGCGCGGCCTGAAG ACTCTGGAGTCCCAGCTGGCTGCTGTGAGGAAAGGCAGGAAGATCAGTGAGGATGAGATCCCACCTCCGGTGGCCTTGGGCAAGAGGCCCCTGGCCCCTCAGGAAACAACCAACAGGAGCCCTGAAGCAGAACCCCCAGCTCCCCCCTCCGTGGAGCCAG ATTCAGACCCAGACCCACGGGCCTTGCTGTTGGCCCGACAGAGAGAGTACAAAGTGGCTGCCCTGAACGCCAAGCGGGCTGGAGACCTAGATCGTGCCCGAGAGCTCATGAGGATTGGGAAG AGATTTGGGGCCGTCCTGGAGGCCCTGGAGAAGGGGCAGCCTGTGGACCTGAGTGCCATGCCCCCAGCACCTGAGG ACCTGAAGCCCCGCCCACAGGCTTCCAAGGCCTCCACAGCACCCTCAGATGCACACCCAGCAGTGGAGCGAGTGCAGCCAGTGATGGCCCCTGACATCCCGGCCACCCCAG TGGCCCCTACTGAGCCACAGACAGTGCTAGACGCCCTGCAGCAGAGGCTGAACAAGTACCGTGAGGCAGGCACCCAGGCTCGGGGCAGTGGGGATGAGCGCAAGGCCCGGATGCACGAGCGTATTGCCAAG CAATATCAAGATGCCATTCGAGCCCACCGAGCAGGACGGAAAGTTGACTTTGCTGAGTTGCCTGTTCCTCCAG GATTCCCCCCTATACCTGGCTGGGAGCCCACTATGGGTACTGAAGAGGATGTGGTGGCAGCTACTTTAGCAGCTGCCCAGAAACTGGCCTCCTCAGAGGATGCAGCCCCCGCAGAGGACGATGAGGACGAGGACAAG GatgagcccccagcccaggccccagtgGCCAAGAAGCCAGCACAGCCTCTGGTCCCTTCATCCCGGCCCCTGCCTGAGCCCAAAGCCTCGAGTTCTAAGGAGTCACTGAGTCCAGCTG TGCGAGAGCAGGTGGCCCTGCTGCAGGCACGGAAACTGCAGTACCAGCGGGCAGCCCTGCAGGCCAAGCGTGGCCAGGACCTGGAGCAGGCCAAAGCCCATCTGCGGGTGGCCAAATCCCTTGAGGCTCAGATCACCCAGGTGCGAGCTGGCCGACCTGTGGACCTCTCCAAG GTGCCTTCACCCTTAACGGATGAGGAGGGTGACTTCATCCTGATCCACCATGAGGACCTGCGACTCTCTCAGAAGGCTGAGGAGGTGTACGCCCAGCTACAAAAAATGCTTCTGGAGCAACATGAG AAGTGTATGCTGTTCTCCAAGCAGTTTATGCACCAGGGCAATGTGGCCGAGACTACCCG GTTTGAGAAGCTTGCTCAAGACCGCAAGAAGCAGCTTGAGATCCTGCAGctggcccaggcccagggcctTGACCCTCCCAGCCACCACTTTGAGTTGAAGACATTCCAAACTGTGAG GATCTTCGCAGAACTCAACAGCACAGAAATGCATCTGATTGTTGTCCGGGGAATGaacctcccagcccctccag GGGTGACCCCTGATGACTTGGATGCTTTTGTGCGGTTTGAGTTCCACTATCCTAATTCG GACCaggctcaaaaaaacaaaacagctgtgGTGAAAAACACAAACTCTCCAG AATTTGATCAGCTCTTCAAACTAAACATCAACCGAAACCACCGGGGCTTCAGGAGGGTGATTCAAAGCAAAGGAATCAAGTTTGAAATCTTCCACAAAGG ATCGTTCTTCAGAAGTGACAAGCTGGTTGGCACAGCCCACCTGAAACTGGAGCGTCTGGAGAATGAGTGTGAGATCAGAGAGATTGTGGAG GTCCTGGACGGAAGGAAGCCCACTGGGGGCAAGCTGGAGGTGAAGGTGAGGCTGCGGGAGCCTCTGAGTGGCCAGGACGTGCAGATGGTCACCGAGAACTGGCTGGTCCTGGAGCCCAGGGGCCTGTGA